A DNA window from Novipirellula aureliae contains the following coding sequences:
- a CDS encoding sigma-70 family RNA polymerase sigma factor — MMEPTRTDASSNRTSQLIAAAQSGDPDALGELLNHYRKYVVFLARTGLHHHMQGKADPSDLAQEVCLAAHGNIADFRGNSAEEFAGWLRGILSNVLAMHVRKYLGTQKRDPRLEQNLNASLASASGFLQSHIAADMTSPSQHFARNEAFLELAAALEALPEDYRQVIVLRNIEGMAFADVAQAMGKTVNSVEKLWVRGLAKLKTAMGERG, encoded by the coding sequence ATGATGGAACCTACACGAACCGATGCATCCAGCAACCGCACGTCGCAACTGATCGCTGCTGCGCAAAGTGGTGACCCCGACGCTCTAGGCGAACTACTGAACCACTACCGAAAGTACGTCGTCTTTTTAGCTCGAACGGGGCTACACCATCACATGCAGGGCAAGGCTGATCCGTCGGATTTGGCACAGGAGGTTTGCTTGGCCGCGCATGGGAACATTGCCGACTTTCGAGGCAACTCGGCCGAAGAGTTCGCTGGATGGTTGCGGGGCATTTTATCAAATGTCTTGGCGATGCACGTCCGCAAATACTTGGGCACTCAAAAACGGGACCCGCGTTTGGAACAAAATCTCAACGCTAGTCTTGCCAGCGCGTCGGGTTTTTTGCAGTCCCACATCGCTGCGGACATGACTTCGCCAAGTCAGCACTTCGCTCGCAACGAAGCGTTCCTGGAATTGGCAGCCGCACTTGAGGCGCTGCCGGAGGATTATCGCCAAGTGATCGTGCTGAGGAATATCGAAGGAATGGCGTTTGCCGATGTCGCACAAGCGATGGGGAAAACAGTAAACAGCGTCGAAAAGCTATGGGTTCGTGGCTTGGCAAAATTGAAAACGGCAATGGGAGAGCGAGGGTGA